The Peribacillus sp. FSL P2-0133 genome has a segment encoding these proteins:
- a CDS encoding DUF1878 family protein: MKNINEEIEILRFHQRLLLNLIRNPEAKLDYLFVEKNFTKKEAKELLETCDILSKRYEIEKAEGYMNFRPLFNQFERNVNPKITIKECIDACLSQGLYVSFMKEMDRV, from the coding sequence ATGAAGAAATAGAAATACTCCGTTTTCATCAACGGCTTTTATTAAACCTGATACGCAATCCGGAGGCCAAGTTGGATTATCTATTTGTGGAAAAAAATTTCACGAAGAAGGAAGCGAAAGAATTATTGGAAACATGTGATATCTTGAGCAAACGCTATGAAATAGAAAAAGCGGAAGGGTATATGAACTTTCGACCGCTTTTTAATCAATTTGAAAGAAATGTTAATCCAAAAATAACCATAAAGGAATGCATTGATGCATGCCTCTCACAAGGTTTATATGTATCATTCATGAAGGA